One genomic window of Carassius gibelio isolate Cgi1373 ecotype wild population from Czech Republic chromosome A10, carGib1.2-hapl.c, whole genome shotgun sequence includes the following:
- the LOC128021597 gene encoding uncharacterized protein LOC128021597 produces MQSPSGTPFADIIQSLAGLHQEQHQHMLAIKEEQDKRFEALLRAQHEDRELFRSWVDREARATPSFKDQTSPLPLNKMGPQDDPEAFLDLFEKSAEARGWPPVDWPLRLIPLLSGEAQVAAHQLPVQNLLAYQDLKRAILQRVGRTPEQHRQRFRTLTLEESGRPFVMAQQLRDSCRKWLMADSSDVEDVIDRVVLEQFVAKLPRKTAQWVQCHRPTSLNQAIQLAEDQMVACPGVGDPLPSASLSPSLSSPPLSLPKSVPLPRSRGGLPSKLAPRWRTNYGAESPAGPRAPPRGGTSPMGSVPQAPASPLSPRQSLDLLPAARVAVKSGPACWRCGDPGHFIDRCPVMEVGTLIRVPDAPKAALDQAGLYLIPTDASNRRLPGLSWAVGVCGEGGVV; encoded by the exons atgcaatctccgtcaggtacgccatttgcggacatcatccagtcgctcgccggtcttcatcaggaacaacatcaacacatgctGGCGATCAAGGAGGAGCAGGACAAACGCTTTGAGGCGCTCCTCCGGGCCCAGCATGAAGACCGCGAGCTATTCCGGAGCTGGGTAGACCGGGAGGCCCGGGCCACCCCTTCGTTTAAAGACCAGACATCTCCTCTGCCGCTCAACAAGATGGGGCCTCAGGATGacccggaggccttcctggacctGTTTGAAAAATCGGCAGAGGCTCGAGGGTGGCCCCCTGTGGACTGGCCCCTGCGGCTCATTCCCCTGCTGTCCGGGGAAGCGCAGGTGGCCGCTCACCAACTGCCAGTCCAAAACCTCCTGGCCTACCAGGACCTCAAGCGTGCCATCCTCCAGCGGGTCGGTCGGACTCCGGAGCAACATCGCCAGAGGTTCAGGACTCTAACCCTGGAAGAGTCTGGCCGGCCCTTCGTGAtggcacagcagctccgggattcctgccgcaagtggttgatggccgacagtagcgacgtcgaggacgtgatcgatcgtgtggtactggagcagttcgtggccaagctgccaaggaagacagcgcagtgggtccagtgccaccggccgacgtcgctgaaccaggccatccagctagcggaagaccaaatggtggcgtgtccaggggtcggcgaccccttaccatctgcttctctctctccttctctctcctcccctcccctctctctccctaaaTCTGTCCCTCTCCCCAGGTCCCGTGGGGGGCTTCCGTCGAAGCTAGCCCCGAGGTGGAGGACGAATTACGGGGCTGAGTCACCAGCAGGTCCCAGGGCTCCTCCCAGGGGTGGGACCTCGCCCATGGGATCCGTTCCCCAGGCCCCGGCCTCTCCGCTCTCTCCTCGCCAATCGCTTGACCTACTTCCTGCCGCCAGGGTGGCGGTAAAGTCTGGgccggcctgttggcgttgcggggacccagGGCATTTTATCGATAGGTGTCCGGTGATGGAAGTGGGGACGTTGATCCGGGTCCCCGACGCGCCAAAGGCTGCCCTCGATCAGGCTGGCTTATACCTAATACCA ACAGACGCATCGAACAgacggctccccggcctgagttgGGCGGTAGGGgtatgtggcgaggggggcgtggtttag